The sequence GACCGATGTGGGGCGGAGCGTCAAATGGCCCGCTACCCAGGGGAGTGCCCGTCATCGAAGGGGGATGTATATTATTTTCAAACGGACGGTCCCGTTCCCGATGCTGATGACATTCGACGCACCAGATGCGACGGTCTCCTGCAGTCGACGCGAACGTTCCAATACACCGCTGCAGGCTTTGACATTACTCAATAGTCCCATGTTTTACGAATGTGCTGAAGTGCTGGGAAAACAGATGCAGAAGAAACACGCCGACAACATTTCCGCAGCGATTCAGGAAATGTATCTGCGCTGTCTGTCGCGTCCTGCCGGTGAACCGGAAACGGTCGCCCTGCAGTCTGCCTGGAGCGATCTACTGCATCTGGCGGAAGCGACGCAAGCTGAAATGAAACCGCAGCAGAAGCCGGCAGAGACCGCAATGGTCCAGTTGGCACGTATTATCATGAACCTGGATGAATTTGTTACGAGAGACTGATTATGCTGTTTCCACCACAGTCACATTCTGAGCAGACGCTGCTGAATCGGCGGCGGTTCTTTGCCACCGGTGCCAGTGGTCTGGGAACGCTGGCCCTGGCTTCACTGCTGAAAGAGGAAGGCCTGCTCGCTTCCGAGACTTCCGCGCCGCAGGCTCACTTTGCCCCGAAGGCCAAACGCTGCATCTACCTGTTCATGGAAGGGGGGCCGAGCCAGATGGATCTGTTCGACCCCAAACCGAAGCTGAATGAACTCGATGGTCAGCCGATGCCCGAGTCGATGCTCAAAGACATCAAGTTTGCTTTCATCCAGAAAGAGGCGGCCCGCCTGATGGGGAGCCCGCGCACGTTCAAACGCTACGGCGAGTCTGGCATGGAGCTTTCCGATTTGCTGCCTCATCTGAGTACCTGTGTGGACGATATCGCCATGATCCGTTCCATGCACTGTGAGCAGTTCAATCACCTGCCCGGCCAGCTGATGATGCTCACCGGATCCGATCTACAGGGGCGCCCCACATTGGGCTCGTGGCTCAACTATGGACTGGGGAGCGAATCCTCAAACCTGCCGGGCTACGTGGTGCTGGCGACGTTGGGACGCGGCCTGCCGGGCGGTGCCTCCAGCTGGTCCAGCGGTTTTCTCCCGTCGCAATATGCGGGCACACTCTTCCGAAATCAGGGGAGCCCGGTTCTGAATCTGGAAACACCTCAACAGGTTTCTTCCGCAGCACAGATGCGGAGCCTGCAGGCGATCAATGAATTAAACGGTCTGCGGTTCGAGCAGGTGGGGAATCCGGAAATTGCCAGCAGGATTAATGCGTATGAACTAGCATTCCGTATGCAGCAGACTGCACCGGAACTGCTCGATCTTTCGGGCGAGACGAAAACAACACTCGAAGAGTACGGTGTGACCCGCGACGAGGCTTCGAAGAGCGGCACAGCCGGCTTCCTCGGTTCGTATGCCCGCAACTGTCTGCTGGCACGACGGATGGTCGAACGGGGCGTGCGTTTCGTGACGCTGTTCCTCTCCACCTGGGATCATCACAGTTCACTCGACAGCGGGTTGGAGCGTTATACTCAAATCTCCGATCAGCCAGTCGCGGCTCTGCTCAAGGATCTCAAACGCCGTGGCCTGCTGGACGACACCCTGGTCGTCTGGGGAGGCGAATTCGGCCGCACGCCGCTGGGAGAAAACCGGGTCAATTTCAAGAAAGTCACCGGCCGCGACCATCATCCCTACTCTTTCAGCATGTGGATGGCGGGAGGCGGCATTAAAGGAGGCCAGACAATCGGCGAAACTGACGAAATCGGCTGGGGCGTCGCCAAAGATCCGATCCACGTCCACGATCTGCACGCCACGATTCTGCATCTGTTCGGCCTGAATCACGAAGAACTGACTTATCGCTTCCAGGGCCGCGACTTCCGATTGACCGATGTGGAAGGGAATGTGGTCGAGCGGTTGCTGGCCTGATCACTTCTCAATTTTCTTTTGCCACGCTTCCCAGTCGCGGGCCATCTGGTTCACGCGTTCGGGGAACTTTGCAGCAAGGTTATTGGTTTCACTGCGGTCGGCCTTCAGGTCGTATAGTTCCCACCGCTTTTCGCTCGCGCCCCAGACCAGCTTCCAATCGCCTTGTCGAATCGCGCGGTTGCCAAACAGCTCCCAGCTTAACGATTTGTGCCCGTTGCGTTGTTTTCCATGTAAGACAGGTAACAGACTCTTGCCTTCAACCGGGAGCAGCGTATTTCCATTGAACTCGTGCGGATAGTCACTGTTGGCCAGTTCCAGCAGTGTTGGCATGAAGTCGATGATGTGACCGACCTGATGTGTGATCGATCCGCGGGCGACTTTGCCTGGCCAGCGGACAATCATCGGAGTAGCGATTCCGCCTTCGTAACACCAGGTCTTGAACTGACGGAAGGGGGCGTTCTGTGCCCAGCCCCAGCCTTTCCCGACAAACTCGTAACCGCGACCGTCGCCGACGGGGATATCCTGGTTGTATTTGAGAAAGCCTGTTTCCTGACCGGGTCTGCCGCTGGGCCATGACGCGCAGCCACCGTTGTCGGAAAGAAAGATTACCACGGTGTTGTCTGCGAGACCGGCATCATCGAGTGCGGTAAGTACTCGTCCGATACCGCGATCCATGCGGTCTACCATCGCGGCGTAAGTTTCCATGCGGGCTTCTTCGCGTTTTCGCTCCTCATCTGGCAGCTTTTCCCAGTCCGGCACATCGTAGTCGTAGGGGTAGTCGCCTTTTTTATTCTCTGGGGGCGAGAGTTCAGGCTGTTCAGTGAAGAGGCCCAGTTCAGCCTGTCGCTTGTGTCGTTGTTCGCGCATCTTGAGATAACCATCAGCATACTTCCCGCGATACCGCTCAATATCTGCCTGGAATGCGTGCAGGGGAAAGTGGGGGGCGGTGTAGCAGAGATGAATGAAGAATGGTTTTTCGCCCTGAGAGAACTGTTTGATCGTCTCGATGGCATGGTCGGAAAAGGCGTCGGTTGTGTAATAGCCGCCTGGGAATTTCATGATGCTTTTATCGTTGCGTGCAAAGGCACGAAACCGACCACCGTTGTAGAACACGGGATCCTGTTTTGCCGGATTGAAGTAGTTACAGCAACCGTCGAGTACGCCGTAGTACTCATCGAAACCACGGTCGATGGGCCGTAACGGGGATTGATTTCCCAGATGCCACTTCCCCGTCAGTGACGTAGCATAGCCGGCCCTCCGCAGGGCCTCGCCGAGAGTGAGCATGTTGGTTCTCAGTCGGGGCCTCTTTTCCTGTCGGGGGTACAGGCCTGTCAACAGCGCCGAGCGTGTCGTGACACAGACAGCACAGTTATAGAACTGGGTAAAACGCATTCCATCCGCTGCAAGTTGATCGAGATGAGGCGTCTGAATCTCACCGCCATAACAGCCAAGATCGGAAAATCCCAGATCGTCGCAGAGGATTAAGAGCACATTGGGACGTTCTGCGGCGAATAAGTTGTTATGGAGACAGACAAAAGCCAACAGCGTCAACGAGATAGTCGAGATCAATCGAGGGAGCTTCATAGTCGCTGGCTCCTGGTCAGCTGCGAATTAAGAATGCAGGCAGGTGAACACGCGAAAATAAAAAACCCCTGAAAAGCAGGGAGTTCCTGCAAGTCAGGGGTGAACGGCAAATGCCTTAGTGGGCGATGAGGGACTCGAACCCCCGACCCTCTCGGTGTAAACGAGATGCTCTAGCCAACTGAGCTAATCGCCCGGATTTTCAATATACATCGGAAAATCCGATGTTTTTGTTGCGTCATTCTTAATGACACGTTCGTATTATGGCAGGTTCGTAGCGAAATGCAACTCTAGCGTGTAAACTGTTTTAAGCCTTCGCTGACATTGGCCCGAATTTATCCGTTCTGCGGTTTTTTCCTTATCTTGAGAAAGAATTTCGTTATGTCTCATTGCCTCGTTACCGGTGGGGCCGGCTTTATTGGCAGTCACCTCTGTGAACAATTAATTCAGCAGGGACAACAGGTTACAGCCGTAGATGATCTCTCGACCGGGTTCTTGAAGAACCTGGATGCGATTATCGACCATCCGCAGTTTACCTTCCGGACCGGGTCGATCACCGACCCTGTGCTGATGGCAGAAATGGTGCAGGGCGTTGACACAATTTATCACATGGCGGCAGCCGTCGGGGTGAAACTGGTCGCAGATAACCCGGTGCGGACGATTGAGACCAATATTTATCCGACCGAAGTGCTGCTGCGGCACGCAGTGCAGGGGGGACAGAAATTTTTCCTGGCTTCCACCAGCGAGGTTTACGGCAAAAACCCCAAAGAACGCTGGACCGAAGAAGACGATCTGCAGTTCGGACCGACGACGCGTCCCCGCTGGGCTTATGGAGCCTCGAAGGCCATCGACGAATTTCTGGCACTGGCTTATCACCAGAAATACGGGCTGGATGTGCGGATCGGTCGCTTTTTCAACGTGGTGGGCCCCCGACAGGTGGGACAATACGGCATGGTGATTCCCCGTTTCATCGATCAGGCTCTGGACGGTGGTCCGGTAGTCGTATTTGATGATGGTTCCCAGATCCGCTGCTTTGGACACGTTTCAGAAATCGTGGACTGTGTGATCGATCTGACCAACCTGGATTCTGCCTCCGGGCAGGTTTATAACGTCGGCGGTGATGAACCGGTTTCAATCAAAGGACTGGCCGAAGCAATTATCGCTAAGGTCAACCCGGACGTTAAAGTCGATTACCTGCCTTATAACAAGGCCTATAATGAAGACTTCGAAGATGTCCAGCGCCGGATTCCCGACCTGGGGCGGCTGGAGCAGACACTGGGACGCAAACCAAGTGTGAAGCTGGATGCGATCCTGGATGACATCATCGCCTTCAAAAAACAGGCCCGCGGCCTGGCCTGAGCGTCAGGAATAACCGTTAAAACTGGAATCATCCGTAAAATTCGAGTGGGAAATCCGCTCTGAATTCGATCCCGGCTGCACGCTCTCATCTCGCCCGCGCTCCTGATCCGATGAGTAGTATGGCGAATATTGCAGTTATCCTGGCAACATGCGGTCCAATGGATGGGAGAGATGATGAACGGATTCCAGAAAAAGTTATTTGTATCAGCAGTTCTACTGGGGATTTGGGGAACAGGTCTTTCTGTCCAAAGCGCCCAGGCAGGCGGGGGACGGATGTTTCTCTCGTTTTGTGAACTGTGCCAGGAAACCAGCCGGGGAAAACAGGCCAAAGGCAGTACTTATCCCTGGCCCCTCTATTCTTACCATCAGTACCGGGGTAAGCATTGCAACAACGAATATCAGCCCGGGCTGTATCGACGTTATGAATATGCACGCTACCACGTAAAAAGCCCGCAGCCCTTCCCGGGACAGATCAATCCCTGATCTGAGGACAGAACGCTCAGGCAACTCGCATTTATTCTCAGTTATATCTCTCCTGCAGTGACGTTTGCAGATGGTTCCCACCATCTTGAACAGCACTCGCAGGAGATTGTTTTTTTACAGACAGACAGGGTGTGCGGGATTACGCTGAAAACCGTTCCCGGATTGTTGCTCCTGATGCGCGAGGCCGGTTACACTGTATAGATCAGTCTCCATTGATGGAATGGGGGCTGAACCTTGCTGGTAGCCCGCCTGATCTCATCCCGCTGGAGTGCTTATGTCTGTCCTGTTCCGGAATTGCTTTCGTCCCACCTGCCTGGTTCTGTTTGTCTGCCTGATTACATCGATGGTCTCCGCTGAGACAGCGACGCTGATCTTCAAAAACGGGAAGGTCATCACACTCGACTTCAAATCAAAGATCGCAGAAGCGATTGCCATACGCGACGGAAAAATCCTGGCGGTGGGCAGTAATGCTGAGATGAAGCCTTTTCAGGGGGAACAGACAAAGGTGGTCTCCCTGGACGGTAAGACTGTGATTCCGGGGTTGATTGAGTCGCACGTTCATGCTCTGCGGGCGGCCCGCGGAGAGTTGATTCAGCCGCATCAGGAACTGAATTCCGTTGCAGAGATTCAGGCCTGGATCCGGGAAAAAGTCAAAGAGGTGCCCCCGGGACGCTGGATCACCGTTCCCCGCACCGATATTACGCGGCTGAAAGAACGTCGACGTCCCACTCCGGCAGAACTGGATGCGGCTTGCAGTACGCATCCGGTTTATATGAATATCGCCCGTAAAAATGTGTTGAACACCCGCGGGTTTGAATTGATCGGCATTCGAAAAGAGGGAGATAAACTTGCGGGGGCAAGGGTTATCTTCGATGAAGCAGGGAAACCTTTAATGATGGAAGGGGGCGGCGGTGCGATCAGCAAGCTGATTCCGCGGGAAACCGTTCCCCCCGAAGCGACGCGGGAAGCCTTAAAGAAACTGCATGCGATTTATAATTCTGTCGGGATTACCAGCATCCTGGAGCGGGGCTCGCGCGTCGACGAGTATCGGGAATATGAGTTGTTGAAGGAGCAGAATGAGCTGACCGTGCGGATGACGATGACGATTCGCGAACAGCTGCGGAGCGCCGAGGCGGTGCGGGAGTTCACAAAGAAACTGGGCCTGATTACCGGAGATGGAGACGACTGGGTTCGTGTCGGCCCGCTGAAGATCTCCGTGGATGGCGGGATTCATTGGGGGAGTACCCGGCTTTCTGAACCCTATGGAGAAAAGCGAATCAAGTTTTATGTACTCGAAGATCCCGACTATCGGGGAGACCTGGCTTATTCGCGTGAGCTGATGGCGGAAATCTTTGAAGAGGGACAGAAACTGGGCTGGCAGATGTGTTGTCACGCGACCGGGGACGGGAGTGTGAATGAAATTCTCTCTGCTCTGGAAGAGGTAAATCAGCGGCTGCCCGTCAAGGGGCGTCGGTTCTGTATCACGCATGCCTACTTCCCCTCAGGCGAGTCAGTCAAGCGTTCGCGCAACCTCGGGGTCTGTTACGATACGCAGACCTACCTGTTCTATCGCGATGCCGATGCCATCAATCAGATCTATGGTCCGTCGTGGGTGAACCGTTTCATGGGGCTCAAAATGTTTGTGGATGCCGGCGTGCCGGTGGCGATCAACAGCGATCACATGAACGGCTTTGATCCGGATCATTCGATGAACGCCTTCAATCCGTTTCTGGCGTTGTATATCGCGGTCAGTCGTCGAGATATCTACGGGGACGTATATGGTCCCCAGCAGAAACTGAGCCGGGAAGAGGCCCTCCGCTGCATGACCAGCGATGCCGCCTACATCAGTTTTGAAGAGGATAAAAAGGGGACGCTGGAACCGGGCAAGCTGGCTGACCTGGTTGTGCTGGATCGGGACTATCTGACCTGTCCTGAGGAAGAGATCAAGCAGATCAAACCCCTGCTGACGGTTCTGGACGGAAAAGTCGTCTACGATGCAGCGCAAGATAGTGGAACCTGATTGGACAGGGAATGCTCTCTGAAACCGCTACAACGGGTATATTCGGTCTGAGATGTCCCGATGACAGGCCGTAAATCGGGCTGAATCTTCATTTTTCGGATCGAAAAAGCGTTACCCTTGGACATTAAAATTGTCATGAGATATGATGCGATCTCTATTTCAGGAGAGAGACCGTACGTATCGGAATTTGACTCATTTCAGGACTCTGACGGGGTAATTGATTTCTTATGTTGGATTTGCAGTTCATCTGCGAGAATCAGGAAGCGATTCTTGAGAATTGTCGTAATCGGGGAATTGAAGTCGATCTGGCACGGCTGACCGAACTGGATCAGCGTCGCCGGGAGCTGATTGTTCAAGGCGATCAGGTTCGTCAGGAACAGAAATCGGTCTCTTCCCAGATTCCGAAAGCCGCAGACAACGATGAGAAGCAGTCTCTGATTGCCAAGGGCAAAGAGCTCCGCGAGCAGGTTTCTGCCATCGATATCGAACTGCGGGAAGTCGAAACCGAACTGCGAACCGAACAGGCACGGGTACCCAACCTGGCCCACCCGGATGTCCCCATTGGTAAAGAGGATAAGGCGAACACCGTTGTGCGGTTGTGGGGTGAGAAGCCCGCCTTCGACTTTACTCCCCTGGATCACGTGGCCCTGGCTGAAAAACATGATCTGATCGATTTCGAAGCGGGTACGCGGGTGGCGGGACACGGCTTCTACTACCTGAAAAATGAAGCGGTTCTGCTGGAAATGGCCCTCTGCCAGTATGCCATGCAGAAGCTGGTGCAGGAAGGATTTATTCTGCACAGCACGCCGGACCTGGCGCGGAAAGAGATTCTGGAAGGGATTGGCTTTAATCCCCGCGGCGATGAAACCCAGATTTACTCTGTCGAAAACACCGACCTCAGCCTGGTTGCGACTGCAGAGATTACTCTGGGGGGATCGCAAAAAGATCAGATTCTGGATCGGGAAACGTTACCCCGCAAAGTCGCCGGGCTGTCACACTGTTTCCGTACTGAAGCGGGCGCACACGGTAAAGCGACACGTGGTATCTATCGCGTGCACCAGTTTACCAAGGTCGAAATGTTTGCTTTCACCGAGCCCACCAATGAAGCTTCTGACGAGATGCACGAAGAAATCGTGCGCATCGAGGAAGAGATCTTCCAGGGACTGGGCCTGCATTATCGCGTGGTCGATACCTGCACCGGAGACCTGGGAGCACCCGCTTATCGTAAATACGACCTGGAAGCCTGGATGCCCGGTCGCGGCGATGCCGGCGACTACGGCGAAGTGACTTCCGCCTCTAACTGTACCGACTACCAGTCTCGCCGACTCGGGACCCGCTGTAAATCCAGTGGCCAGAAAGGGACCGAATACGTTCACACGCTGAACGGGACCGCGGTTTCAATTGCCCGGGCGATTATCGCGGTACTGGAAAATAACCAACAGGCAGACGGCTCCATTCTGATTCCGGAAGTACTCCGTCCGTGGGTTGGAAAAGAGCGGATCGGTTAAATCTTCCACTTTGGAACAAACGCGGTCAGTTCAGAACTCGTAGTAAAGCAGGGTGACTTTGCAAACAGACAAGGTCTCCCTGCAGAGGGGCGGACCTGATTTAGATCCTGATTATTACTGGATTTAGACCGATTTCGGGTTTATTTGTCAGGAATACAGGGTAAGTTAGACCGAGTACATGATTCCATCCCCGGGCAGTATTGTCGTGCTGTCCGAACCGGTCTGGATCTGTACAGACCCGCCCCATCTGATCTCGGCGTGTGGTTAGCTGTTTGTTTCTATTCCCGTTTCAGATCCAGAGAATTTACGTGAACGATCAACCAGACAAAGATTTGCCTGAAGACAATACTCCCGACGCTTCCGAGCACGCTGCTGATCAGAATCAGGGCCCCGAGGATTCGGAAGAAACACCCGCCGGGGAGGCTGGTCAGACTGATGTGGAAGAAGGTCTGCCCGAATGGGAACCATTGACCCCGGAACTGGTCGAAGACGAAGCGATCCGGGGCGACTTCATGTTACGCTGGGCCGCGATTCTGCTCGCCTGTCTGTTTGCAGCGACCTATATCACCGATACCCAGACCCTGGTGCATGTCAAAACGGGACAATACTTGGCCAGCCACGGCTTCTGGCCACCCGCGAACGATGTCTTCTCCTATACGGCCACCGATCGTCCCTGGCACAACAACGGCTGGTTGTTTGATCTGTCACTCTCCGCCGTCTATGGCGTCCTGGGAGGGGCTGGTTTAACGCTCCTGAAAGTCCTGTTACTTGGAGTGACGTTTTACTTCATTGTCCGGCAGAGTGAGCGGGAGATTTCCACCTGGTGGGGCTCGATACTCGCGGTGCTGGCTCTGATTGCCTGTTTTCCACAACTCACGGTTACGCCCGAGATCATTACGATACTGGGCGTTGTGTTAACCCTGTATTTTCTATCGGCGTGGCAGAAGCAGAATTCTCCCCGCGCACTCTGGTCTCTGGTCCCGCTGTTTCTTGTCTGGGCTAATATGGATTCACGAGTGGTGCTGGGGATTGCACTGCTGTTGTTATATGCCCTGGGGGAAACCGTGGCAGCGATGCTGGATCGCTCAGTGCTCAACGATGATACCGATTACAAGGCCTTGTGGATGGTGCTGGGGGGTAGCCTTGTTGCGACGCTGTTGAATCCGACCGGCTGGCATTCTCTGTCGGCAGGGCTGAGTTATTACTCAGTCGATTATCCCATTATGCAGTCCATGTTCCAGGGACAGTTGCGACCGGAAGAACTGGGGTATTTCCCGATGACCTCTCCCCAGTTCTGGAGCTCGCTGAATCATTATGCCGTCGCAGCGTTTATTCTGATGCTGCTGACACTGGTGAGTTTCGTGTTGAATCAGTCGCGCATGAGCTGGGGGCAGTTGTTTGTCTTTGTGGGCTTCTGCGGATTCTCTGTCCTGGCCAGTCACGAACTGGTGGTCACAAGTGTGTTGTGTGCCATCTTTGCGAACCGTAACTTTCAGTTGTGGTATCGCGATAACTTCCGTCAGACTTACAGTGTCGAGACTTCGGAGCTGTTGTTTTCACGGGGCGGACGCGCTCTGACTGTGCTGACATTTTTCGCCCTGGCTTATCTGGTTGTCTGCGGACGTTTCCAGGGACAGGGAGTTACCCGGCACGCTATTGGTTTAGGGCTTAGCCCTTCACTCAGTCGGACGATTGACGGCTATCGTGCCGCCCTTGAAGAGTCTCTTGATGATCGTCCTTTCCATTTCGTGCTGGAGCAGGGCGACCTGTTGATCTGGCTGGATCAGAAATCCTTCGTCGATAATCGCCTGGCTCTGTTTACAGGAACCGGGGAATCCGACCTGATTGCCTTGCACGACACAACGCGCCGGGCGCTCCGCTCGGAGCGTAAGGAGCAGCAGGGAAGCGGTAAGCCTGAGATCTGGAAGGCCACTTTTAATCATTATCACGTGACCCACGTGTTGCCGCGACTCTCGGGAATGAACCCGGACTACCGCACCTTCTTCGATTTACTGACCACGCCGGACTGGCAATTGACCAGCCTTAATGCGGCAACAGCCGTCTTTTATCGCACTGACACCGAAAATGAAAAGACCGTCGAATTCCTGGCATCCCATAAGCTGAATTTCAAAGAGCTCGCATTTCAGCAACAGAAAGACTTTCCTGAAATTCGCAGTGACTGGGCACGTCCGCAGTCGATTTACAGTCGCTACCTGTTGCCTCAGACAGTCAGTCTGGAGAACGATGTGCAGACCGCACGTCATTATCTGGGACTCATGTCGCAGGCAGGTGGGAACCATGAATTAACCTCCAGCTTTGCGATTCTGGCGATTCAAAAGGCCAATCGTGGGTTGATCGAAAATCCAAACAGTGCAGAAGCCTACCGCATCCTGGGAAGTGCCTACAGTTATCTGGCACGACTGGAAGCACAACTGCTGATTCCCCCCGGCGCCAATGGTCAGCAACGACAGCAGGTCGGAATCGACCGCATGCGTTACTTCCAGATCCTGCATGCCTACCACCAGTCATTGATTATTGAACCCGACTTTGCCCCCACTCATATGCTGCTGTTTGAGATCTATTCCAATATGCGGAAAGTCGATCTCGCGCATCGGGAACTGAAAGCCTACCTGGAAATGGTAGAAGGTCAGGAACAGATGGACGACGAAGCCTTTGCCCGTCTGCGTGCCTACTCAGAACACGTTGAGAAACTGCAGGGGCAGATCAATCAGGTTTCTGAGGAACTGGCGCAGCTGGAAGAAAAAGGCGGCGATCGGCTGCAACTGGCGAGCCAGGCTTACCAGAATGGTTTTGTCCTGCTGGCACAACATTACCTGGATGACCCGGTCTATGTGAAGCAGAATCCCCTCGCTCAGAATCTGCAGGCGACGATTCTGATGGAAGTCGGTCAGTCTGAAGCAGCCGCGAATCAGGTATCGCAGTTACAGCGTGATGCACAGAATCAGCCACAGATTCCCTGGCGGGCACAAGCCGCATTCACCAGTCTGGGGAATGGAAACTACCGTGGATGCTTTGATCTCTGGCGACAGGAGATTCGAGAGCACGAAGAGGCCCGGATTGCAGGTGTGTTGCAGACACTGCCTCTGGTTCAGCCTCCCACCAACAGCTTCTGGCCCACTCAGCATGCGGTTTCGGTCATCAACTATCTGTATGGACTGGCCCAGCAGCAGACGCCGTTGAAGTTGAACATGGCCCGCTGTGAAATTGAAGCGGGTCAACCGGAGCAGGCCACGGCCCTGTTACAGGAGATCATTGATGACGCGCCGGACACGCCGTATCGACCCATGATCCGCTTTTACCTGTATCAACTGACGGGGACGTTGATTCCGGAACAACCGGAAGCACCGGCGGGGCAGACGGAGCCAGAGGAAGTTGAACTACCCCTCGTAGCTCCGAAACCCTGAGTCTGATTAAGCCGGCTTCAAGACTTTGATCGTGGTCCCTTTGACAAGGTCTGCGACCTGTTCGCGGTAGGTCAGCATGTGGGGAGCGGCGAGGTGTGCCTTGAGGGCATCAACGCTTTCCCATTTCTCCATGACGGTCACAATCTGGCTGCCGTTCTTCACCTGAACCGGGATGTCGGTATCTTCATCCACGGCCGGTCCGTATTCGATGCAACCATCTTCCGCGTGAACCAGGGGAACCAGGTTGTGGAAGGCTTCCAGGAAGGCGGCCTGTTTGCCTTCCGCGATTTCGATATCTGCGATCACAAAAATCATGTTACTGCTTTCTGGAGGGAGTTAGTTTTTTCGTAAGCGTTTTGCCAACTGGCTCAAACGTACGATGCGGCGGGAATGCAGGCCGCTGGCGATCTTGTCACCACCTGCAAACGCTTCTACATTGAAGCGATACACCGGACCGTCCTGATAGATGAGCCGTGCGGTGCACTGCACCTGCTTGCCTGGTGGAGTGGGAGCCAGATGCTCGATATCCACATGGGTGCCGACGCTCAAAAAGTCCGCTTCCAGCCAAGGCTCCAGAAATTGTAACGCAGCCTGCTCCAGAAACCAAATCAGCGACGGGGTGGAGAGTACGGAAATTTCTGTATCTCCACCGCCGAAGGTGATCGTCAATTCGGGAGTGACTTCAAAGGTGATTGACTTGCTCTCACCGATTTTGGGACGCTGCCCCTGCATGCTGCTGCCTGTCTTTCTCGATTCTCATTTTGGTTCAGCAGACTACTGCGAGATTTCAATCGGTATGTAATCTGAGATCCGATCATCACTGGTCGAAACACTGATATAAGAACGAATGATCTGTTTCGCCAGAGTCGATTTGACATCCGGGGTTACTGTCACAGGCAGGGTCACTTTGATCTTG comes from Gimesia chilikensis and encodes:
- a CDS encoding tetratricopeptide repeat protein, encoding MNDQPDKDLPEDNTPDASEHAADQNQGPEDSEETPAGEAGQTDVEEGLPEWEPLTPELVEDEAIRGDFMLRWAAILLACLFAATYITDTQTLVHVKTGQYLASHGFWPPANDVFSYTATDRPWHNNGWLFDLSLSAVYGVLGGAGLTLLKVLLLGVTFYFIVRQSEREISTWWGSILAVLALIACFPQLTVTPEIITILGVVLTLYFLSAWQKQNSPRALWSLVPLFLVWANMDSRVVLGIALLLLYALGETVAAMLDRSVLNDDTDYKALWMVLGGSLVATLLNPTGWHSLSAGLSYYSVDYPIMQSMFQGQLRPEELGYFPMTSPQFWSSLNHYAVAAFILMLLTLVSFVLNQSRMSWGQLFVFVGFCGFSVLASHELVVTSVLCAIFANRNFQLWYRDNFRQTYSVETSELLFSRGGRALTVLTFFALAYLVVCGRFQGQGVTRHAIGLGLSPSLSRTIDGYRAALEESLDDRPFHFVLEQGDLLIWLDQKSFVDNRLALFTGTGESDLIALHDTTRRALRSERKEQQGSGKPEIWKATFNHYHVTHVLPRLSGMNPDYRTFFDLLTTPDWQLTSLNAATAVFYRTDTENEKTVEFLASHKLNFKELAFQQQKDFPEIRSDWARPQSIYSRYLLPQTVSLENDVQTARHYLGLMSQAGGNHELTSSFAILAIQKANRGLIENPNSAEAYRILGSAYSYLARLEAQLLIPPGANGQQRQQVGIDRMRYFQILHAYHQSLIIEPDFAPTHMLLFEIYSNMRKVDLAHRELKAYLEMVEGQEQMDDEAFARLRAYSEHVEKLQGQINQVSEELAQLEEKGGDRLQLASQAYQNGFVLLAQHYLDDPVYVKQNPLAQNLQATILMEVGQSEAAANQVSQLQRDAQNQPQIPWRAQAAFTSLGNGNYRGCFDLWRQEIREHEEARIAGVLQTLPLVQPPTNSFWPTQHAVSVINYLYGLAQQQTPLKLNMARCEIEAGQPEQATALLQEIIDDAPDTPYRPMIRFYLYQLTGTLIPEQPEAPAGQTEPEEVELPLVAPKP
- a CDS encoding putative quinol monooxygenase — its product is MIFVIADIEIAEGKQAAFLEAFHNLVPLVHAEDGCIEYGPAVDEDTDIPVQVKNGSQIVTVMEKWESVDALKAHLAAPHMLTYREQVADLVKGTTIKVLKPA
- a CDS encoding thioesterase family protein; this encodes MQGQRPKIGESKSITFEVTPELTITFGGGDTEISVLSTPSLIWFLEQAALQFLEPWLEADFLSVGTHVDIEHLAPTPPGKQVQCTARLIYQDGPVYRFNVEAFAGGDKIASGLHSRRIVRLSQLAKRLRKN